GTAGTCTAAGATAATTGGATATCCTTGGTTACCCTAAGTAGCCATGGATATaacaaacagaaaataaattttcacttgATCTTCAGGCTTTGACCAGACCACACGTTTTTCCTTTAACTCTCAAgtatcacacagcagccatattttgtcagcatcttccgTTCCCGAGTTTTAGTCGTCGATTGTTGCTGCTCATCGCGGTTTGAGAAATTCTGTaccatgtatgtatgtagtccagctctcttcttttcaTTCTGggcgtagctctgcgacatgccgatctttttagcacAATCACgacttgagacgttgggatttgctttaatcatccgcttcacctttccctccgtctttctGTTCTCTTGTCCGGTTTCCTTTCAACTCCTTTgtcgtggtccaacgtcaaccgctcctggaactGCTTAAACACGCTGGAGACgtttgaatggtgaatgttcaacatttttcccaacagccggtgcgacaggtcaggaaactCCAGGtaattggaaagaatttgttctctcgactcgctttgATTCACCGtccattttcattgaatttaaaaacacgacttcgagtttgacagcatgtaaacaatacacatcattgagaaagtgtgcaaaatttggttgatttttactcatttgcaaaaaagttatgttctgttgaatgtgtcgccaTAATTTCGTGTTCGACCTTCATTACACTTACTTCGAACCCGCTTGGTTCTAAATTTCTCTACTACAAGTTTGGctgttaatttatttcaaaatacaggTTTCACACCACTTTTTAACATTTGTGTGGTATAATAATAACaggaaaaaatcagaaaaaatgtaTCTAACTTTATGTTACTTTTGCACTAAGTTGATTTTTCTATAGTGGCATTTGGTAGCTGATATTCagccatttttttctgaagcatgatttccgattttttttcccttgactttgaataacataaaaataaatatttgtataaAGGACTTTTGTTCATCATATTCTCCAAAAAAACACAAGTTCCATAAAACTTAAGAGCCTGAACCCACAGTTTTATTGATGACGGCTGGAATAGAATGCTATAcaactgaaaatttatgttcttgTTGAAAAGCTCAAGAGCTGTTCAGTCTTTTAGTGAGACTGAtaagaaaatatgaatttcaggAACTTTTACATACTTTGCTGAATTCTATTtttctttattacttttttcaaagtttgaatctgaaatctgaaactgaatatTAAATAGGAATtggaaatctcaatctgaaatcttaattctgaaataTAAATACTTAAATCAGAAACCTGTAaactgaaatctgtatctgacaCTTAATCTgcatctaaaatctgaatcggGAATCTTAAATCGGAATTTTgcaatctaaaatctaaaaatctgaaacgtGAATCTGAACATattaattggattttttttgtttactctcTGTGCGAAAAATCTATATAATTAGGGGATTTTAGCAAACAGGACCAGGTCTTCTGTACCTTTCCATGAACCGATTGCTAAAATCTCAACTGGCAAACGTCACCTGCAAAGGGCCTGTCTGTCTAGCTGCTGTGCTATAACTGGAACCCGAGTGGTTGTCATAAAATTGAGCAAAGTTTAATACCCGTAGCGTATCACCGATCTGATTGTCTGTAGATGATGTCATTGAGCGAAGGAATCACTCAAGATGTGCATTGCATCTATGAGTAGTTATAGATGATTAAACCTGCTTTGAACTAACAAGCTTAATGGTATTTGAAACAAGATGCACTACCTAAcacaaaaaatatctaaatagcGCAATAGCAATCACTAACTGATTTTTCctcctgaataaaaaaaactttttagagACCTGTCACTTTTTGAACTATGGAATTTcgatattgattttaattattttttttaataatttacaaattaatCGAAGTATTACATTTTTATGTTTCGAATAtgtttcaaagaattgaaaacgatattattttttgggtggtttttatttcaaacaggTGCaccatttgcattatttttgtGGATAGGTACATTTCTTATTTAAGCACCATGAGTTATTatagaattttaaacttttaataaataactttattctAACTTGAGTTTTAtacattacttttttttctacctGTTTTGTTTCACGTGTTATCTTGATTCGTACCAATGCAGTTAAAATTAATAGAGGGATATgtaaaacgttttaaaattgccTTTATTGCAACATTTGAAAACAGGTGAATAGAAGATGAAGATTAAACTTTACAATCTATACTACAGCTCATTAAAGTGCGTTCTATTTTAATATCCatgttttgatttaatatttgagAACACATTCCAAtcagaatgaaaacaaaattttaaaaagacgCACTTTAAATTGTACTACAAGGGTCTGAATGGTGTAATCAACAATTTTTAGCAAACCATGCTAACCTCATTAATATTTTCTTGTATAAATTTGTGTAAGTTAAGGTTTGAAAAcaatggttttaaaattaaattacacaAAGTTTGAAGTTCAATATAGTATTTAATCATTCAAAAGCCCTTTAGCTTTGATTTGCAACCTAGAACGTACTACAATACCAAATCCAATTTCTAATCGgtatcaataaattaaaattgaaaataacttaAAGCAGTACTCACCATTATTGGCTGCTTTTCTTATGGTTATGACCTAACCTGATCCGGTAACGCTAGTCGACATAAACTCCAAAGGCTAGTTCAGCAATGCTCGCAATCTCTTGCACATGATCTCTCTAAAAGCGTTTTGAAAAGGTTTCCCGAGAGGAAGCGATTCGTGCAATGCGTTTGTCAATCATCTTCTAGTACActtgtatatttttaaatattgtatttgttataatttaaaagacaaaacataaaaacatttgtataagaatgatgtttttcttctagGAAGTGTTACAAGTGTAATGATAATAACAATTGTGCACTCATTTTACTAGGTAGGgtgattttgtcatttaaggCACAAACATAACtgcttttttttctagaatcaaCTTCAGGTCGGGGGGATATATTTTTCTATATTATGTTACTTTCTATATCTAAACCTATGCTCAACTTTGTGTTTTACGAGGATCTATCAAATTTTACTGACATGCTTCAAACATGCTTTACAAATATTATATATTAGAACTAAGATAGCATCTTGTTTTGTATCTCAAGAACAGTGTGTATAATCTCAACTATACCTATACGCTTACAATTCAACAACAAATTCCTTCTTGATTCTTAATCAAGATTTCGTCGCGACAGGAATCGGTTCGCCTTGCTTAGGCTGCTTGATATCTTCAAGTTTCTTATAGGTCGGTTTTCTTTTCCTTCTGGTTGAGTCGTGGTTTTGTGTCTCCCTTTCCTCGCGAATCTTTTTCCCCAACGATTTCAGTGTGGTACCGCTGATGATAGTTTTGTTTTGTCGCGCCATTCGAGCTTTGATAAGATTTTGAATTCTCGGATCGGATTTATCAACACTGCCTGGAGTTAACTTTGGACCTCCTACTCGGCTTTGCGCAGAAGAGCGTGGTGTGCCGTGATTTTTCTCGTGAAGTTTTTTGTTCTGCAGCTTCTTACGAGCTTTTATTCTTAACTTTGATTTAGGGAAACGACTCGTAACCATGTTGATAGTTAAAGAAGACAACAGGTTTCTCATGCGTACATTCTTGTTGCTGTCTTCGGGTTTGTCCAtgtccaatatttttgaagaGGTTCTTGACTTTCTACCATTCAAACCCTTGTCTGTCGCATCAGATTTTGCCACTTGTTCAGAGCTGCTCGCTAGACTGCTGTTGGAACCAAGAATTCGACGCACGTATTCTCTATCCGCCTGATCGTTGCTCTGACGATTTTCGACAACTACCATGGTGCTATCTCGACCGTTTGAACCCAAACTATTTTTGCTGGACGAAAGTGAACTATTTGCAATATCGGAAATAGCTGCTGTCGTTGCTTCGGTCACTGGAACTGCGTTCGGAACTGCACTTGTTGAGTTTGTAGAGCTCAAAGGAGAAATTGTTGAATTCGAAATGAGCTCGATTGAGTCCGGCGATTGTTCCAACGACTCCGGCGATTCCACTTTGATGCGGATCGGTTGCAGCCGAATACCGTTGCCCGGGTAGGAATTGGGGGCCAAAGCAACCTCCTGCACCGATGAAGAGGACGTCGAATTGCATCTTTGATTCACACGAGCGGACGAAGTGATTGCACGAATCGTTGTGGTTGCGGTTGTTGCTGCAGTTGGGCGAGACCGCGGCAAGGATCGCGGATCTTTCATGATATCGATGCCGTTTTCGATCATGTATTGGCGCAGTTTGGTGTCGGAATCGGTGGCTTGCCGTTTAAAGTTGTAGGCCACGTTGAGCTGAACGATACACAGGTCACAGATCAAAGCGGGAAGGTTTTCCAGTTCGTCAATCTATAAATAGAAACATATAGTTAGCCAAGTGATATTTAagtaaatataagaaaaaaaaaacaataaggtATATCAtgaatttcaacaacaaaataaggtttaatcatcaaatttaaaaaaaaataaagataaacatAAAGAAAACTTCTTTTGTGGCAGTTCCTTAATAGTTAATCTGTTACTGGTAAGAACAGGTACTGGTTAGGTATTTCaatcagttttaaaaagttGCCCTTTGCAGAACAAATGAATTCAGTAGGAagaacaaaattcaattaaaaacaaaaattaaatagaagttttcgaaaaagctttaatgattatttattttgtttatttgcaaaTTAAGTAAATTTAGTATTTAGTATTTagaagtagatttttttcattcaaggttttttccatcaattttgtaaatttcgccagtactgtcaattctgtaaattttcttgtttcgtCTTGTTTAGTTTTGTGCTGTTTTGTTCTTATTAATCTTGTTATGTctagtttaacatttttttctggtctaattttgtattaatttattttattatttttatgttacTTTATTTATCCTGTTAATCATATTTATTCTACATGTTTATAATCACAGTTTTTTCTCTGCCTTCGCCGTGATCGGACGTGTTTCTCAACGCGCTCGACATACGTTCTTGGAAGGCAACTGTAAATCTTTTTTAGATGAGAGTGAAAGTGATAAGTGGTTTTACTGCAGGATGAGTCCTTCCCCTGGAAACTACCCCGAGAGAACCATTCCGGAATGGATGGATCCGCAGAACGTACACGGAAACCTTTATTATTTATATCTGCAGGCTAAAGATGGATCAAATCTTCCCAACAATCcctttattattgaaaaatctatTGCGCAGCACGCGGGCAAAATTGAGAGCGGCTATTtcgagagaaacaaaaaaaggtaCGTTCTTAAGCTTAGGAATGAAGGCCAAGCCAGAAAAATGACTTCTCTAACGAAGTTAATGGACGGTACACCAATCGAAATAGGACATCATCCCGAATTAAACACTCGGAAATTCGTTGTTCAATGCAGTGAGGTGGAAGGCATGACCGACGATGATCTGCTAAAAGAGCTTGCTCCGCAAAAAATTACAGCAGTCCGaaggataacaaaaaaaactcccacAGGGGTTGTAGGAACAGCAACAATTGTTTTAACAATAAACTCGACAGTGGTACCCGAATTCATCAACTTCGGTTTTATTCGCCTCAGGACCCGACTCTATTATCCTCAACCGCTGATATGCCGACTTTGCCTCAAATATGGACACCCTAAAAACAAATGTGTTGCTGTAGAAGCATGTATTGTTTGTTCCGAGTCTCACAGCAGTGATAGTTGCACCGCCAAAGCAAAACATTGTGGAAACTGTAAAGGTGACCATGCTCCACTCGATCGTAGCTGCCCAGTATATGTATACGAAACCGAAgtgcttaaaataaaaactgaaaagaaCATCACACTCGCAGCCGCTCGTAAAATAGCCGAAACACAAAACACCACCAGCACCAGCTACGCAGCAGTCGTCAAGTTCCAAAGCGATCAACACTTCCAGcagaaaaaacgaaaacaacagACGGAAAAAATCTCCCGACCTGCATCATCGAGTCAACCGAACGATCacgatcaacaacaacaacaccagcaACAGCAGAAAAGAAATCATCACCCGACAGAAATCAAAACTCCAGAAAAAACACTCTCGACTATTTCTcctcctcgaaaaaaatcatctctgcCATCCCCGATGGTTTCTGAAGATGAATCTTCAAAAGACCCACAACGCGAAAGCGACAAGATTCACACAAATTCCGCGACACGGAATATGAACAGTGAAAATAATTCCTATCCCCCTCCTATCCCAACCACTTCCCCTTCAAACCCCTTCCAACCCATTAGTTTAAAGAAAAGAATTGACCCACGGCACATAAGAACTTGTAAAAAGTAAAAGGCCTTAATAAAGaatattattggaaaaaaaaaaaaaaaaaacatgtttataACTTACAAAAAGTTAGTTCCATTCGAATCAGGTTTAGATCATTTCTTTTGCCAATACTTAGATAAAGCCTAGTTTCATTAAACTGAATTTAAATCACGAATGTACAACGTTTATTCCAAATCGACTATTCAGATCAGTGTTGAAGTTGCCCTTAgccttaagcgggccatagactacacaaattggcctgtacaaattcgatgattccgcgtcgattgtttgatctatgctcgcccacacactatacaaacatatttcacgcgaacacaaatgattgctggcgaaaacagcaacagcaacaaaaaaaaccatctccaccccggctgggagaatgttttgtacaaaatatttcgatcccgaccgattttactccaaccgtttgggcgctcattcaagcagtgccatacactatgcaaatcgtgctcacagcggcaaaatttcatcgaatttcatcgcatttgtacaaatgttgtgtagtctatggcccgctttataGCATTGAGgaatagtttaaaaatattactttgAGATTCGATAAGACTATTTGGCCTCACTGCCAGAAAGCTTCGCTTTCCCTCTCGAGTTTTCCCACAACCACCTTGTCGTTTGTTGTTGTGATAttcttttctttaaatatatacCTACGTGCGTTGCTTACCTTCAGCAGAGTTACGTAGCGAAGTTTTTCCGAGATCCGATTCAGGGACGAAACGTTGTACAATCCATCCTGGGCGACCGTCTTCTGGAAAATGTTCCGGGAGCCCTCGGTCAGACATATGCGACATATTTTCGTTAGGTTTTCATTCATCTTGACTGTCCTTTCTCATTCGATGGATTCAGTGTTTTGGATGCAAATAGTAACACGATTTCGTTCGTTACTACGTAGATGGGTTTTCTTCGTAGAGTTTTCCTTTGTTGGTTGTGTTGTTCCTCAATTATTCCCGTttcgttttttcatcaatatgcTTACGGGGCAAATAATTTTCAAGGAGAGCGATTTTTTCAGCCTGCTGTGAGAAATGAAAAGCTTGATTCTCAATCGAATGAAAATTAGCGCGCTTTTTTCTGACACTTTCTTTGTTTTCCACTTTTCCTATAGAGCACACGAGTTTCGAATTTAACAATACTTTTCACTTATGTCTAAATATTTCTGGACACCTGACTGACAATATTGTTTTAACTAGTGCAAAAGTCACCTTAAAAGGCGATTTCCAAGTACGCTTGGCTGGCCCAATGAACTTGATTTACAGAACACCCCGA
This sequence is a window from Uranotaenia lowii strain MFRU-FL chromosome 3, ASM2978415v1, whole genome shotgun sequence. Protein-coding genes within it:
- the LOC129756828 gene encoding uncharacterized protein LOC129756828, translating into MNENLTKICRICLTEGSRNIFQKTVAQDGLYNVSSLNRISEKLRYVTLLKIDELENLPALICDLCIVQLNVAYNFKRQATDSDTKLRQYMIENGIDIMKDPRSLPRSRPTAATTATTTIRAITSSARVNQRCNSTSSSSVQEVALAPNSYPGNGIRLQPIRIKVESPESLEQSPDSIELISNSTISPLSSTNSTSAVPNAVPVTEATTAAISDIANSSLSSSKNSLGSNGRDSTMVVVENRQSNDQADREYVRRILGSNSSLASSSEQVAKSDATDKGLNGRKSRTSSKILDMDKPEDSNKNVRMRNLLSSLTINMVTSRFPKSKLRIKARKKLQNKKLHEKNHGTPRSSAQSRVGGPKLTPGSVDKSDPRIQNLIKARMARQNKTIISGTTLKSLGKKIREERETQNHDSTRRKRKPTYKKLEDIKQPKQGEPIPVATKS